Proteins from a single region of Populus trichocarpa isolate Nisqually-1 unplaced genomic scaffold, P.trichocarpa_v4.1 scaffold_104, whole genome shotgun sequence:
- the LOC127904856 gene encoding G-type lectin S-receptor-like serine/threonine-protein kinase RLK1, protein MAFPILHLSFSLLIMLPPFAVSQTGGNITVGASLSTSENTSWLSPSGDFAFGFHPLYGNKYLFLLAICTLCFCSSFIYRNKVANVREENNVESNLRSFTYKELTEATEGFKDDLGRGAFGGVYKGAIKTGFTNFIAVKKLDGVVEHGEKEFKTEVTVIGQTHHKNLVRLLGFCDEGQHRLLVYEFLSNGTLADFLFGSLRPSWKQRTQIAFGIARGLLYLHEECSTQIIHCDIKPQNILIDDYYNARISDFGLAKLLAINQSQTKTAIRGTKGYVAPEWFRNTPVTVKVDVYSFGVLLLEIICCRRSVDLEISGTGAILIDWAYDCYRHGTLDALIEDDMEAMNDVSTLERAMKVAIWCIQEVPSLRPTMRKVTQMLEGVVEVPAPPNPFPFSEISCS, encoded by the exons ATGGCCTTTCCTATTCTTCATCTTTCGTTTTCCTTGCTCATTATGCTACCTCCTTTTGCTGTTTCTCAAACTGGTGGTAATATAACTGTGGGTGCTTCCCTTTCCACTTCTGAAAACACCTCATGGCTCTCACCTTCTGGTGACTTTGCCTTTGGTTTTCATCCACTGTATGGCAACAAATATCTCTTCTTGCTTGCCATATG TACATTATGTTTCTGTTCTTCCTTCATTTACCGCAACAAAGTAGCAAATGTTCGAGAAGAAAACAATGTGGAGTCAAACTTGCGTTCATTTACATACAAAGAGCTCACAGAAGCTACAGAAGGCTTCAAGGATGACCTGGGGAGAGGAGCTTTTGGTGGTGTTTACAAGGGTGCGATAAAAACAggttttactaattttattgcTGTGAAGAAGTTAGATGGCGTGGTTGAACATGGCGAGAAGGAATTCAAAACCGAAGTGACTGTGATCGGTCAGACGCATCACAAGAATTTGGTCCGATTGTTAGGATTTTGTGACGAGGGGCAGCATCGTTTGTTGGTGTATGAGTTCTTGAGTAATGGCACTCTAGCCGATTTTCTTTTTGGAAGCTTAAGGCCTAGTTGGAAGCAAAGAACTCAGATTGCCTTCGGCATTGCAAGAGGACTCTTGTACCTACACGAAGAATGTAGCACCCAAATCATTCACTGTGACATAAAGCCGCAGAACATTCTTATTGATGACTACTACAATGCTCGGATATCAGATTTTGGATTGGCAAAACTTTTGGCGATTAATCAGAGCCAAACCAAAACTGCCATTCGAGGAACAAAAGGATATGTTGCTCCTGAATGGTTTAGGAACACACCAGTCACTGTGAAGGTTGATGTCTATAGCTTTGGTGTCTTGCTGCTAGAGATCATCTGTTGTCGGAGAAGTGTAGATCTGGAGATCAGTGGAACTGGAGCTATATTGATCGACTGGGCTTATGACTGCTATAGGCACGGAACGCTTGACGCTTTGATTGAAGATGACATGGAGGCCATGAATGACGTATCAACACTAGAGAGGGCTATGAAGGTTGCAATTTGGTGCATTCAAGAGGTGCCATCTCTTAGACCCACCATGAGGAAGGTGACACAGATGCTTGAAGGAGTTGTTGAAGTGCCTGCTCCACCGAATCCGTTCCCGTTCAGTGAAATTAGCTGCTCCTGA
- the LOC127904854 gene encoding G-type lectin S-receptor-like serine/threonine-protein kinase RLK1 produces MATAIFTLMFLVTMVLLQLMAVAQTNGSMPVGAFITATDDAPSWLSSSGEFAFGFQPLEYKDHFLLSIWYAKIPEKTIVWYANGDNPAPRESKVELRGDSGLVLTDPQGNLIWSSGSLLGTVSSGVMNDTGNFVLQNSNSFRLWESFSNPTDTLLPTQIMEVGGVVSSRRTETNFSLGRFQLRLLDNGNLVLNYMNLPTKFVYDDYYSSETSDASNSSNSGYRLIFNESGYMYILRRNGLIEDLTKTALPTIDFYHRATLNFDGVFTQYFYPKASSGNRSWSSVWSKPDDICVNMGADLGSGACGYNSICNLKADKRPECKCPQGFSLLDQNDKYGSCIPDFELSCRDDGLNSTEDQYDFVELINVDWPTSDYERYKPINEDECRKSCLNDCLCSVAIFRDGCWKKKLPLSNGRFDIGMNGKAFLKFPKGYVPLDRPPPQLPGEKKKPDIKFITGSVVLGTSVFVNFVLVGAFCLTSSFIYRKKTEKVKEGGSGLETNLRYFTYKELAEATNDFKDEVGRGGFGVVYKGTIQAGSTRVVAVKKLDKVVQDGEKEFKTEVQVIGQTHHKNLVRLLGFCDEGQNRLLVYEFLSNGTLANFLFGCSKPNWKQRTQIAFGIARGLLYLHEECGTQIIHCDIKPQNILLDNYYNARISDFGLAKLLVMDQSKTQTAIRGTKGYVAPEWFRNRPITVKVDVYSFGVMLLEIICCRRNVDLEIGEVENPVLTDWAYDCYMDGSLDVLIGDDTEAKNDISTLERLLKVGIWCIQEDPSLRPTMRKVTQMLEGVVEVPAAPNPFPYSSISKYSH; encoded by the coding sequence ATGGCTACTGCTATTTTTACTTTGATGTTCCTAGTAACGATGGTACTGTTACAGCTTATGGCTGTTGCTCAAACTAATGGAAGTATGCCCGTGGGTGCATTTATCACTGCAACTGATGATGCTCCTTCATGGCTTTCTTCCTCTGGAGAATTTGCTTTTGGATTTCAGCCCTTGGAATACAAGGATCATTTCTTGCTGTCTATTTGGTATGCCAAGATTCCTGAGAAGACCATAGTTTGGTATGCAAATGGAGATAATCCTGCACCAAGGGAGTCTAAGGTCGAGCTGAGGGGTGATAGTGGGCTGGTGCTTACTGATCCTCAAGGCAACCTAATATGGTCATCTGGTAGCCTTCTTGGTACAGTTTCGTCAGGTGTAATGAATGACACTGGCAACTTCGTGCTTCAAAATAGCAATTCTTTCAGGTTGTGGGAGAGTTTCAGCAATCCCACTGATACATTGTTGCCTACTCAGATTATGGAGGTTGGAGGGGTGGTTTCTTCTCGAAGGACGGAGACCAACTTTTCGCTGGGGAGATTCCAGCTCCGTTTGCTTGATAATGGAAATCTTGTGCTGAATTACATGAATTTGCCAACCAAATTTGTTTACGATGACTACTATAGTAGTGAAACTTCTGATGcttcaaattcatcaaattctgGTTATCGATTGATCTTCAATGAGTCAGGCTACATGTACATATTGAGAAGAAATGGGCTGATAGAGGATCTCACAAAAACAGCACTTCCTACTATAGACTTCTATCATAGGGCAACACTCAATTTTGATGGTGTTTTCACTCAATATTTTTACCCAAAAGCATCTAGCGGTAACAGAAGCTGGTCCTCAGTCTGGTCCAAACCAGATGATATATGTGTCAATATGGGAGCGGACTTGGGTAGTGGAGCATGTGGATATAACAGCATCTGCAATCTAAAAGCTGATAAAAGGCCAGAATGTAAATGTCCACAAGGTTTTTCTTTGCTTGATCAGAATGACAAGTATGGAAGCTGCATACCAGATTTCGAACTAAGCTGCAGAGATGATGGACTCAATTCCACCGAAGATCAGTATGATTTTGTGGAGCTAATAAATGTTGATTGGCCAACATCTGATTATGAGAGGTACAAACCTATTAACGAAGATGAGTGCCGAAAGTCTTGCTTGAATGATTGTCTATGTTCTGTTGCCATTTTTAGAGATGGCTGCTGGAAGAAGAAGTTACCACTCTCGAATGGAAGATTTGACATTGGTATGAATGGGAAGGCTTTCCTCAAATTTCCGAAAGGTTATGTTCCTCTGGACAGGCCTCCTCCTCAGCTTCctggagagaaaaagaaaccaGACATTAAGTTCATCACTGGATCAGTAGTCCTTGGTACCTCTGTATTTGTCAACTTTGTATTGGTCGGTGCTTTCTGTCTCACTTCTTCCTTCATTTATCgcaagaaaactgaaaaagttAAGGAAGGTGGAAGTGGTTTGGAGACAAACTTGCGGTATTTTACATACAAAGAGCTCGCTGAAGCGACAAATGACTTCAAAGATGAGGTGGGAAGAGGAGGTTTTGGTGTTGTTTACAAGGGGACAATACAGGCAGGCTCTACTAGGGTTGTTGCTGTCAAGAAGTTAGATAAAGTGGTTCAGGATGgggaaaaagaatttaaaacagAAGTACAAGTGATTGGCCAGACGCATCACAAGAATTTGGTCCGGTTGCTAGGATTTTGTGACGAGGGGCAGAATCGATTGTTGGTGTACGAGTTCTTGAGTAATGGCACTCTAGCAAACTTCCTTTTCGGATGCTCTAAGCCTAATTGGAAGCAAAGGACCCAAATTGCCTTTGGCATTGCAAGAGGACTCTTGTACCTGCATGAAGAATGCGGCACCCAAATCATTCATTGTGATATAAAGCCTCAGAACATACTTCTTGACAATTATTACAATGCTCGaatatctgattttggactggCAAAGCTTTTGGTGATGGATCAGAGCAAAACTCAAACTGCTATTAGAGGAACAAAAGGATATGTTGCACCTGAATGGTTTAGGAACAGACCAATCACTGTGAAGGTTGATGTGTATAGCTTCGGTGTCATGCTGCTAGAGATCATCTGTTGTAGAAGAAATGTAGATTTGGAGATCGGTGAAGTAGAGAATCCAGTACTGACTGATTGGGCTTATGACTGCTATATGGATGGAAGTTTGGATGTTTTAATTGGAGATGACACGGAGGCCAAGAATGACATATCGACACTAGAGCGTCTGTTGAAGGTCGGGATTTGGTGTATTCAAGAGGATCCATCTCTCAGACCCACCATGAGGAAGGTCACACAGATGCTTGAAGGAGTTGTTGAAGTTCCTGCTGCTCCAAATCCATTTCCATATAGTTCAATTAGCAAATACAGTCACTAA
- the LOC18097251 gene encoding G-type lectin S-receptor-like serine/threonine-protein kinase LECRK4: MAFPILHLSFSLLIMLPPFAVSQTGGNITVGASLSTSENTSWLSPSGDFAFGFHPLKNHSVVSERDDIKVITGIVLLVSSVFVNFILISTLCFCSSFIYRNKVANVREENNVESNLRSFTYKELTEATEGFKDELGRGAFGGVYKGAIKTGFTNFIAVKKLDGVVEHGEKEFKTEVTVIGQTHHKNLVRLLGFCDEGQHRLLVYEFLSNGTLADFLFGSLRPSWKQRTQIAFGIARGLLYLHEECSTQIIHCDIKPQNILIDDYYNARISDFGLAKLLAINQSQTKTAIRGTKGYVAPEWFRNTPVTVKVDVYSFGVLLLEIICCRRSVDLEISGTGAILIDWAYDCYRHGTLDALIEDDMEAMNDVSTLERAMKVAIWCIQEVPSLRPTMRKVTQMLEGVVEVPAPPNPFPFSEISCS, translated from the exons ATGGCCTTTCCTATTCTTCATCTTTCGTTTTCCTTGCTCATTATGCTACCTCCTTTTGCTGTTTCTCAAACTGGTGGTAATATAACTGTGGGTGCTTCCCTTTCCACTTCTGAAAACACCTCATGGCTCTCACCTTCTGGTGACTTTGCCTTTGGTTTTCATCCACT AAAAAACCATAGTGTGGTATCGGAAAGGGACGACATTAAGGTCATCACAGGAATAGTGCTCTTGGTTAGCTCTGTATTTGTCAACTTTATATTGATCAGTACATTATGTTTCTGTTCTTCCTTCATTTACCGCAACAAAGTAGCAAATGTTCGAGAAGAAAACAATGTGGAGTCAAACTTGCGTTCATTTACATACAAAGAGCTCACAGAAGCTACAGAAGGCTTCAAGGATGAACTGGGGAGAGGAGCTTTTGGTGGTGTTTACAAGGGTGCGATAAAAACAggttttactaattttattgcTGTGAAGAAGTTAGATGGCGTGGTTGAACATGGCGAGAAGGAATTCAAAACCGAAGTGACTGTGATCGGTCAGACGCATCACAAGAATTTGGTCCGATTGTTAGGATTTTGTGACGAGGGGCAGCATCGTTTGTTGGTGTATGAGTTCTTGAGTAATGGCACTCTAGCCGATTTTCTTTTTGGAAGCTTAAGGCCTAGTTGGAAGCAAAGAACTCAGATTGCCTTCGGCATTGCAAGAGGACTCTTGTACCTACACGAAGAATGTAGCACCCAAATCATTCACTGTGACATAAAGCCGCAGAACATTCTTATTGATGACTACTACAATGCTCGGATATCAGATTTTGGATTGGCAAAACTTTTGGCGATTAATCAGAGCCAAACCAAAACTGCCATTCGAGGAACAAAAGGATATGTTGCTCCTGAATGGTTTAGGAACACACCAGTCACTGTGAAGGTTGATGTCTATAGCTTTGGTGTCTTGCTGCTAGAGATCATCTGTTGTCGGAGAAGTGTAGATCTGGAGATCAGTGGAACTGGAGCTATATTGATCGACTGGGCTTATGACTGCTATAGGCACGGAACGCTTGACGCTTTGATTGAAGATGACATGGAGGCCATGAATGACGTATCAACACTAGAGAGGGCTATGAAGGTTGCAATTTGGTGCATTCAAGAGGTGCCATCTCTTAGACCCACCATGAGGAAGGTGACACAGATGCTTGAAGGAGTTGTTGAAGTGCCTGCTCCACCGAATCCGTTCCCGTTCAGTGAAATTAGCTGCTCCTGA